The genomic region GAAGACAAGATGGATGTGGCAGCAGCTCTGGCTGGCTCAGGCCCGGCGTACTACTTCCTGGTGACCGAGGCGCTTATCGACGCCGGCGTAAACCTTGGCCTGACCCGTGAACAAGCATCGGAATTGGCCAACGTGACGGCCGCTGGTTCCGGTCAGCTCTTGGTGGAATCAGAGCGTAACGCCAGCAGCTTGCGCTACGGCGTGTCGTCGCCAGGCGGCACCACGGTGGCTGCTTTGCGTGAGTTGGAAGAGTCTGGCATTCGCGGCGCATTCTTCCGCGCCATCGATAAGTGTGTAGAGCGCACCCGCTCCCTGAACTAGTCGTTCGGCTGGATCGTCGCTTTTGTGAATAATGTGACAAATCTGACTCGAGTGTCCTGAGCGCTTCATGTTTCCCTCGTTATGCGCAGGGTAAATAACGTACGTGTGATACATGCGGGGGTGAAATAAATAGTTGTGACAGGAAATTTTTACACTTGAGTCGCATTAGTCACATGTTTCACGTTAGGCTGGTTCCAGCACGAGCGTGAAAATTCTGTGGGAGGGGAAGCCTGCAGCGCGTTTCGGGCTGAAAGGTATTGAATTATGGCTAATGAAGATAAAGGGACCTTTCTCACTGTCGCAGAGGTCGCAGATATTATGCGTGTCTCGAAAATGACGGTGTACCGATTGGTTCATGCAGGTGACTTGCCAGCCGTTCGCGTGGGACGTTCGTTCCGTGTGAATGACAAGGCGGTTCAGGACTACTTGAATAACTCGATTTACGACGTTGGATAGTCTGCCTGCACTCGTTCTCGCAGCGCCCTCCTCTTTGTGTCACGCAACGTGCAAGTAACACGCACCATGCGGACAGAAGGTGGAGGGCGCTGTTGTATCTCATAGGCATTCCGCTGCGCACAAAGCAGGGTCGTTTTGGGAGCTGGTACATCGATCAGTAGAATGGTGTGCATTCGTGTCAGTGCCCGCGCGCCGATTCTGGCTGCGGCCTGCTAAAGAGTGCACCTTGAGCGGGCAAGGACCTGACAGGTTTAGTACGTACTAAAAGTTCGAAAGGAAACCTCCTATGGGTTCAGTTATTAAGAAGCGTCGTAAGCGCATGTCGAAGAAGAAGCACCGCAAGATGCTTCGCCGCACCCGCGTGCAGCGTCGTAAATTGGGCAAGTAGAGCTTCTCGCCCCAAGGCTCTGAGTCTTCCACTTCGGTGGGAACTCAGAGCCTTGTTCTATATCCGGGCGTATTTCTTAATTTCTGGGCTGGTTGCCCTTTTTATTGCTGCGCTTGAGTAGAAAGCGCCAGCTGCCGACGGAAAATACGGCAGTCAAAAGCGCGGGGAGGCCATAGGCGCGAATGGCGCGGCGGACTGAGCGGTAGTCGCGGATAAGCCAGTCATTGTCTTCGGCGAAATCACGCAGCTTCTTATCGGGGTTAATCGCCACGGCGGTGCCGACCATGGACAGCATGGGAACGTCATTGGCGGAATCGGAATAAGCGGTGCAGCGGGAAAGATCGAGCTGTTCAATGGTGGCTAGGGCTGCCACGGCATGGCTTTTGCCCGGCCCG from Corynebacterium ammoniagenes DSM 20306 harbors:
- a CDS encoding helix-turn-helix domain-containing protein, with product MANEDKGTFLTVAEVADIMRVSKMTVYRLVHAGDLPAVRVGRSFRVNDKAVQDYLNNSIYDVG
- a CDS encoding 30S ribosomal protein bS22, giving the protein MGSVIKKRRKRMSKKKHRKMLRRTRVQRRKLGK